Proteins co-encoded in one Spirosoma endbachense genomic window:
- a CDS encoding ABC transporter permease, with protein MQAQLQTYRPVFLKFQSLIALFILCLGISLMSDKFLTVANFWNVLRQISVNVCISTGMTLVVLTAGIDLSVGSILALSGAITAGLLRNGIQLPSANLYIGFTLLGAMLAGLLTGSGLGWFNGWAITRFKLPPFVATLAMLTIARGLTMLWTEGFPITGLGDSFTYLGTGWFLGIPLPVWVSGIIVAVAVLITNKTRLGRYIYAIGGSESASRLSGVNINRIKIIVYTLAGALAAVGGLLVTSRLDSAQPNAGTSYELDSIAAVVIGGTSLSGGRGSILGTVQGAIIIGVLNNGLVLLNVSPFWQQVVKGFVILLAVIIDKRTDNEK; from the coding sequence ATGCAGGCACAGTTGCAAACTTATCGACCCGTTTTTCTGAAATTTCAGTCGCTCATTGCGCTGTTCATACTTTGCCTGGGTATCAGCCTGATGTCCGACAAATTCCTGACAGTGGCCAATTTCTGGAACGTTCTGCGGCAGATCTCGGTCAATGTCTGTATTTCTACGGGCATGACGCTTGTTGTGCTGACCGCGGGAATCGACTTGTCGGTTGGCTCCATACTGGCTTTGTCGGGGGCCATTACGGCCGGATTACTCCGAAACGGCATTCAACTTCCGTCCGCAAATCTCTACATTGGCTTTACCCTTCTGGGAGCGATGCTGGCCGGATTGCTGACGGGCTCAGGGCTAGGGTGGTTCAATGGCTGGGCTATTACCCGGTTTAAGTTGCCGCCATTTGTGGCAACGCTGGCTATGCTCACCATTGCGCGTGGCCTGACCATGCTCTGGACCGAAGGCTTTCCCATTACCGGTCTGGGTGATTCGTTTACGTACTTAGGTACCGGCTGGTTTCTGGGAATTCCTTTACCCGTCTGGGTATCGGGAATTATCGTTGCGGTGGCGGTACTAATTACTAACAAAACCCGTTTAGGTCGGTATATCTACGCGATTGGCGGTAGCGAAAGTGCTTCCCGGCTATCGGGGGTTAACATCAACCGAATCAAAATTATCGTCTATACCCTTGCGGGTGCACTGGCCGCAGTGGGCGGTTTACTGGTCACCTCCCGGCTCGATTCGGCTCAGCCCAATGCCGGTACCAGCTATGAGCTAGACTCTATTGCGGCTGTCGTTATTGGGGGAACATCCCTGTCTGGTGGGCGTGGCAGCATTTTAGGAACCGTTCAGGGAGCCATTATTATTGGCGTGTTGAATAATGGTTTGGTGCTGCTCAATGTATCGCCGTTTTGGCAGCAAGTCGTAAAAGGCTTCGTTATTCTGCTGGCTGTTATTATCGATAAACGAACGGATAATGAGAAGTAA